Proteins from one Ahaetulla prasina isolate Xishuangbanna chromosome 2, ASM2864084v1, whole genome shotgun sequence genomic window:
- the LOC131190611 gene encoding olfactory receptor 13H1-like — MASTNETVAVVFILIGLSDQPKAQLIFFWLLLMVYLISFVGNGLIVALIITDPQLHTPMYFFICVLSLIDFILINNVIPEVLINCFIYRPTISFSRCLSQMYLGLLLVSTECVLLAVMAYDRFAAICQPLHYMQIMSWSLCTSLVATSVTLAFTFTLINGLLQPVDFCGHHIINHFACELQSFVKLGCSNSHISEVLMNVSSLFLLIPPFGFIVLTYGRIGRAVMHIRSNQGYKKALSTCSSHLAVVSVFYGTIIIMYMVPEKESVSDKGKILSIVYGALTPMLNPVIYSLRNRDVKGVFWKLVGKKISN, encoded by the coding sequence ATGGCATCAACAAATGAAACAGTGGCAGTAGTATTCATCTTAATTGGATTATCTGACCAACCCAAAGCCCagcttattttcttttggctCCTGTTGATGGTGTACCTCATTAGTTTTGTTGGCAATGGACTCATCGTTGCATTAATTATTACAGACCCCCAACTTCATACTCCTATGTATTTCTTTATTTGTGTCCTCTCCTTGATAGACTTCATTCTCATCAACAATGTAATTCCTGAAGTTCTCATCAACTGCTTCATTTACAGGCCCACTATTTCATTCTCCAGATGTTTGTCTCAAATGTATCTGGGTCTGCTGCTTGTTTCAACAGAGTGTGTTCTCCTTGCAGTCATGGCATATGATCGCTTTGCAGCTATATGCCAACCCTTACACTACATGCAGATCATGAGTTGGAGTTTATGCACTTCCCTGGTAGCCACATCAGTCACTCTTGCTTTCACGTTTACCTTGATCAATGGGCTTTTGCAGCCCGTTGACTTCTGTGGCCATCACATTATCAACCATTTTGCCTGTGAGCTACAATCTTTTGTCAAACTGGGTTGTTCCAACTCACATATCAGTGAGGTCTTGATGAATGTTTCCAGCCTCTTTCTCTTAATCCCTCCCTTTGGCTTCATAGTTCTGACATACGGTCGCATAGGCCGGGCTGTAATGCACATTCGCTCAAATCAGGGTTACAAAAAGGCCCTTTCCACTTGCAGCTCACACCTTGCTGTTGTCAGCGTCTTTTATGGGACAATCATCATAATGTACATGGTGCCGGAAAAAGAATCCGTTTCTGACAAGGGGAAGATCCTATCTATAGTCTATGGAGCTCTGACCCCTATGCTGAATCCTGTaatttacagcctgagaaacagGGATGTGAAAGGAGTTTTTTGGAAACTGGTTGGAAAAAAGATATCAAATTAA